Within the Ornithinimicrobium humiphilum genome, the region TCGGCCCCCTCCCCTCGACCAGCTGGCCGCGCACGGTGGAGACGAGCTGGTGCACGGTCGCGTAGGTCTCGACCACGCAGAGCTCGGGGACGTGCACGCTGCCGGCGCGGCACACGCGGTGCAGGTCGGAGCGCAGCAGGTCGACGATCATGAGGTTCTCGGCGCGGTCCTTCTGGGCCGTGGCCAGGTCGGCGGCGAGCGCGGCGTCCTCCTCGGGCGTGGCTCCCCGGGGGCGGGTCCCCTTGATCGGGCGCGCCTCGACCCGGCCGGAGGCGTCGACCGAGACGAAGCGCTCCGGCGAGCACCCCAGCACGCTGCCGTGCGGGGTGCGCAGCCAGGCGCCGTGGGGCACCGGGCTGACCTCCCGCATGGCGCGGTAGAGGGCGGCCTCGTCGACGTCCCCCCGCGCCGACCAGGTGGTCGTCAGGCAGATCTCGTAGGACTCCCCGCGGGCGATCTCCTCCTGGCAGGTCCGCACCTTCGCCAGGTATGCCGCAGCGTCGTCCCGCGGGCGCGCTCGCACGGAGCGGGCGGGGTCGGCGTTGGCGCGGGGCGCCGTGACCTCAGGAGCACGCGCCCCCGGGCGGGACCGGGCGACGACCTCCGCGACGTCCTCGGCCCACGCCCGCTGCCGCCCCGCGACGGCCTCGTCGTCGAGCGGCTCCAGCCACACCGCCCAGACCTCGGCCGCGTCCGGCAGGACCACGACGCCCCGATCGGCGAAGGTCAGCCAGGCGTCGGGCCACGGCGCCCGGTGGGCGGGGGCCACGCCGAGCGTCTCCGCCTTGAGCTCGTAGCCCAGGTGCCCGACCCAGCCGGGCCGCCACGGGAAGGGCAGCTCCGGCGACCCCACGAGCCGCCAGGCGGCCAGCCCGGCGTCGAGCCGGTCCAGGAGCGGAGGGTCCTCCCCGACGCGGTGCACGAGCTCGGAGGCCAGCGGGCCGGTCGAGTCCGCGACCAGGGACCAGCCGGACCCGTCGGAGGCGTCCAGCCAGATCGACGTCGGGGAGTCGCCCACCAGCCGCTCCCGCAGCGCCCACGGGTCCACCGGCCCGGGCAGGCGGCGCGCCGCGACGCGCACCTCTCGACCGGGTCCGGCCGGCGCGTGCCAGGTCGGGTCGTCGTCCACGCCCACCGGGGTGTCGGCCGGCTCCTCGGTCGTGCCCGTCGGCAGGTCCGGCACGCCGGCGAGCCGCAGGAAGTTGGCGACGATCCGTTCGCCGTGCTCGGAGAGCACCGACTCGGGGTGGAACTGGACGCCCCAGCGACGGGACGTGCGGTCCTCGACGACCATGAGCGCGCCGTCGTCGGCCGCCCACGCCCGCGCGACGAGGGCGCCCGGCAGCCGGTCGACCACCTGGAGGGAGTGGTAGCGCACCACCCGGAACGGGCTGGGGACGCCCTCGAGCAGGCCGGTGCCGTCGTGCTCGACCTCGCTGACGATCCCGTGCCGCGGCAGCGCCATCTCGACGACGTCGGCGCCGTGCAGGTGCGCCAGGCCCTGGTGGCCGAGGCAGACCCCGAGCACCGCGACGGCGTCCTGGCGCAGGGCCAGGTCGGACAGCCCCATGTCCGCGGGCACCTGCGGACGCCCCGGACCGGGCCCGACGACGATCGCGTCGAAGCGGGTCAGCTCCTCGAGGGTCGCCCGCCGGTCGTGCCGCCACACGACGGGCGCCTGCCCGGCGACGCGGTGCAGCAGGTCGGCGACGTTGTAGGTGAAGCTGTCGACGTTGTCGATCAGCAGGATCTCGGGCATCCCCGGGGAGACCTCAGGTGCGCGGCCGGAGCCGCACGTGCGGCAGCACGGGGGCGGGCAGCGACTCCCCGCCGGGGTAGTCGAACGAGCCGAAGCGCCCGTGGGGGTCGTGCCCGAGCTCGGCCTGCCACTGCTCGCGTGCGGCGACGACGTCCTCGTGCGAGCGCCCGACGAAGTTCCACCACATGACGATCTGCTCGCCGAAGGGCGGACCGCCCAGCAGGACGAGCAGGGCCCCCTCGGCGCCGGCGCGCAGGGTGGTCGTGCTGCGCCCGGGAGCCGTGTGCAGCAGCGCGGACGGGGCGAGCGCCGTCCCGTCGACCTCCAGCTCGCCGCGGTCGAGCAGCACCCCGTGCTCGAAGGACGGGTCCAGGCCAAGCGTGAGGACGGCCCCCGGCTCCAGGCGCACCTCGGCCCCGAGCAGCGGGGTGTAGGTGCGCACCGGCGAGGACACGACCCGACCGTCCGCCAGCCCGAGCTCGCCGAGGAAGACGCTGACCACGCCACCGTCGACCGCCATCGGCTCGGCGTCGTGCCGGTCCACGTGCGGCGCGACGTCGGTGCTCCCGGACGGCAGCGCGGTCCACAGCTGCACACCGTGCAGGGTGGTCGGGGCGCCGGGCCCCGTCACGGACACCTCGCTGTGGCACACGCCGTGGCCGGCGGTCATGAGGTTGAGCTGGCCCGGACGCACCCGCAGCACGGCGCCCGTGCTGTCGCGGTGCTCGACCTCGCCGCTGAAGAGCCAGGTGACGGTCTGCAGCGCGGTGTGGGGGTGCGGCGGGACGACCATGCCGCCGGTCTCGGAGACGTCGTCCGGGCCGTAGTGGTCGAGGAAGCAGTAGGCCCCGATCATCGTCCGCCCGCGCGAGGGCAGCGTGCGGCGCACCGTCATCGCGCGCGGCCCGCCCAGAGGCACCAGGCGCGGCTCGATCACCGTGGCGCCCGCCGGCGGCTCCTGCCCGCCGCAGACCCGCTCGTCCGGGGCGGCCTCGAGGTTCGTCATACCGCCCAGTGTGCCCGCCCTTCGGCGGGCGCGGGCCGCGTGATCCACGTAACGTCGTCGTACCAGGAAGGTTGTCGCCGCGGAAAGCGCTGAAACAGTCATGAGCACCCAGCCCCCGACCACCCCCACGACCCCCGACCGGCCGCACCGCGTCCTCGTGATCGGGTCGGGGTTCGGCGCCCTCTTCGCCACCAAGCGCCTCGACGCCCCCGAGGTGCAGGTGACGATGGTGGCCCGCACCACCCACCACCTGTTCCAGCCGCTGCTCTACCAGGTGGCCACCGGCATCCTCTCCGAGGGCGTGATCGCCCCCGCCACCCGTGACGTGCTGGCCACCCAGCACAACGCCCGGGTGCTGCTGGGCGAGGTCACCGACATCGACCTCGACGCCCGCGTCGTCACCGCTGACACCATCGGCCGGGTCAGCACCTTCGA harbors:
- the pabB gene encoding aminodeoxychorismate synthase component I, whose protein sequence is MPEILLIDNVDSFTYNVADLLHRVAGQAPVVWRHDRRATLEELTRFDAIVVGPGPGRPQVPADMGLSDLALRQDAVAVLGVCLGHQGLAHLHGADVVEMALPRHGIVSEVEHDGTGLLEGVPSPFRVVRYHSLQVVDRLPGALVARAWAADDGALMVVEDRTSRRWGVQFHPESVLSEHGERIVANFLRLAGVPDLPTGTTEEPADTPVGVDDDPTWHAPAGPGREVRVAARRLPGPVDPWALRERLVGDSPTSIWLDASDGSGWSLVADSTGPLASELVHRVGEDPPLLDRLDAGLAAWRLVGSPELPFPWRPGWVGHLGYELKAETLGVAPAHRAPWPDAWLTFADRGVVVLPDAAEVWAVWLEPLDDEAVAGRQRAWAEDVAEVVARSRPGARAPEVTAPRANADPARSVRARPRDDAAAYLAKVRTCQEEIARGESYEICLTTTWSARGDVDEAALYRAMREVSPVPHGAWLRTPHGSVLGCSPERFVSVDASGRVEARPIKGTRPRGATPEEDAALAADLATAQKDRAENLMIVDLLRSDLHRVCRAGSVHVPELCVVETYATVHQLVSTVRGQLVEGRGPTDVLRACFPGGSMTGAPKVRTTEILDRLEGAARGVYSGAIGWIGLDGSMDTSIVIRTATWEPGLVTFGVGGAVTALSDPEQEHEEMLTKARGVLRALERAAASAP
- a CDS encoding pirin family protein, with the protein product MTNLEAAPDERVCGGQEPPAGATVIEPRLVPLGGPRAMTVRRTLPSRGRTMIGAYCFLDHYGPDDVSETGGMVVPPHPHTALQTVTWLFSGEVEHRDSTGAVLRVRPGQLNLMTAGHGVCHSEVSVTGPGAPTTLHGVQLWTALPSGSTDVAPHVDRHDAEPMAVDGGVVSVFLGELGLADGRVVSSPVRTYTPLLGAEVRLEPGAVLTLGLDPSFEHGVLLDRGELEVDGTALAPSALLHTAPGRSTTTLRAGAEGALLVLLGGPPFGEQIVMWWNFVGRSHEDVVAAREQWQAELGHDPHGRFGSFDYPGGESLPAPVLPHVRLRPRT